From a region of the Candida albicans SC5314 chromosome 1, complete sequence genome:
- the CHS3 gene encoding chitin synthase (Major chitin synthase of yeast and hyphae; synthesizes short-chitin fibrils; Chs4-activated; transcript induced at yeast-hyphal transition; Chs1 and Chs2, but not Chs3, are inhibited by the protoberberine HWY-289; Spider biofilm induced): MSNFRDSSSPRRGYSEFDPESGEGLGRKKSLIRPERSRMDESHPRFHYTQVANQESNHIKVQPSSTGVDPRKSNELSTSRSHLSNYATPPHQEEEEDEGIPLMDIHNASPNVSSDQNNDLKGGREVYGLNDEINDYGSSPKKNQVISSSRPMNNEKPAKPKHDIYFWKVYCYAITFWAPAPLLKLFGLPTKDRQFAWREKIGLISCILYVGAFVAYLTFGFTKTVCSSQVVRTQINHVNGGYLIINGRAYDLTSSQHPKAAGIQAGSNVLYPPMNAGGKDASFLFQNVNGNCKGLIKPRDNCSIPYDGDELAWYMPCRLFNQDGSTKPNNTFAYYKGWACHTSETARDAYYKLKVNGDVYFTWDDVKNSSRNLVVYSGNVLDLDLINWIETDDVTYPELFDKLRDDETYRGLDISLVLTNSEERQAARCLTEIIKVGSIDTDTIGCIASKVVLYMSLVFILSVVVVKFIMACWFKWVTSRKQGATMYDSKAWAKRNREIEDWVDHDHGIGAEVKTVPVKARANYKAAKTNRQSVFHRAQKLSLGPNADLSQYYDNPNALSKTFKYTTMSTQAALLGRNGYGKRGNNANKSVSGGFNGRQSNLYLTDQGSSTDLLNRPVSSYNPFDSMGDDSIVINGLSPDIIHPDVVPQPPVEYQPFGYPLAHTINLVTCYSEDEEGIRITLDSIATTDYPNSHKLILVICDGIIKGSGNDETTPDIVLDMMSDLTVPRDEVEAYSYVAVAQGSKRHNMAKVYAGFYKYNDETVPPEKQQRIPMITIVKCGTPEEASAPKPGNRGKRDSQIILMSFLQKVVFDERMTSLEYEMLQSIWRITGLMAEFYEIVLMVDADTKVFPDSLTHMVAEMVKDPTIMGLCGETKISNKAQTWVTAIQVFEYYISHHQAKAFESIFGGVTCLPGCFCMYRIKAPKGSDGYWVPILANPDIVERYSDNVVDTLHRKNLLLLGEDRYLSSLMLRTFPTRKQVFVPKAACKTVVPDKFKVLLSQRRRWINSTVHNLFELVLVKDLCGTFCFSMQFVIFIELIGTLVLPAAITFTIYVIIVAIVSKPTPVMSLVLLAVIFGLPGCLIVITVSSLSYLVYFVIYLFALPIWNFVLPSYAYWKFDDFSWGETRTVAGGDKGDHSAVEGKFDSSKIAMKRWREWERERRSTENRKQQQQQQLTNNSSNNLAVPGAAWDPSNTGGNLIDDLSQGSSSGSS, encoded by the coding sequence ATGTCTAATTTTAGAGATAGTTCTAGTCCTCGAAGAGGCTATTCAGAATTTGATCCTGAATCTGGTGAAGGTTTaggaagaaagaaatcattaattagACCAGAAAGATCAAGAATGGATGAAAGCCATCCACGATTCCATTATACTCAAGTTGCAAATCAAGAATCTAATCATATTAAAGTACAACCATCTTCAACTGGTGTTGATCCTCgtaaatcaaatgaattatcaacatcaaGATCACATTTGAGTAATTACGCTACTCCACCACATcaagaggaagaagaagacgaagGGATCCCCTTAATGGATATACACAATGCTTCACCCAATGTTAGCAGTGACCAAAATAATGATCTAAAAGGTGGACGTGAAGTTTATGgattaaatgatgaaatcAACGATTATGGTAGTTCACCCAAGAAAAACCAAGTCATTTCATCTTCAAGACCAATGAACAACGAAAAACCAGCTAAACCTAAACATGATATATATTTCTGGAAAGTTTATTGTTATGCTATTACATTTTGGGCACCAGCtccattattgaaattatttggATTACCAACAAAAGATCGTCAATTCGCTTGGAGAGAAAAAATAGGGTTGATTTCTTGTATTCTTTACGTTGGGGCATTTGTTGCTTATTTGACTTTTGGTTTCACTAAAACTGTTTGTTCGAGTCAAGTGGTCAGAACCCAAATTAATCATGTCAACGGAGGTTATTTGATTATCAATGGTAGAGCTTATGATTTGACTTCGTCACAACATCCTAAAGCAGCTGGTATACAAGCAGGTTCTAATGTTTTATATCCTCCCATGAATGCCGGTGGTAAAGACGCATCATTTCTTTTCCAAAATGTTAATGGTAACTGTAAGGGTTTGATTAAACCAAGAGATAATTGTTCTATTCCCTACGATGGTGATGAATTGGCTTGGTATATGCCATGTCGTCTTTTCAACCAAGATGGTTCAACCAAACCAAATAACACATTTGCTTATTATAAAGGTTGGGCATGTCATACTAGTGAGACCGCTCGTGATGCCTACTACAAATTGAAAGTCAATGGTGATGTTTATTTCACTTGGGATGATGTCAAGAATTCTTCAAGAAACTTGGTAGTGTATTCTGGGAATGTGTTagatttggatttgataaattggatTGAAACCGATGATGTTACTTATCCGGAATTATTTGACAAATTAAGAGATGATGAAACTTATCGTGGATTGGATATATCTTTGGTTTTGACAAATTCTGAAGAACGACAAGCAGCTAGATGTTTAACCGAAATCATCAAAGTTGGTTCTATTGATACTGATACTATTGGTTGTATTGCCTCTAAAGTTGTGTTGTATATGTCCTTGGTGTTTATTTTATCGGTTGTTGTCgtcaaatttattatggCTTGTTGGTTTAAATGGGTCACTTCAAGAAAACAGGGGGCAACAATGTATGATTCCAAGGCTTGGGCCAAAAGAAATAGAGAAATTGAAGACTGGGTCGATCATGATCACGGTATTGGTGCTGAAGTTAAGACAGTGCCTGTGAAAGCCAGAGCCAATTATAAAGCAGCTAAAACCAATAGACAATCTGTTTTCCATAGAGCTCAAAAATTGTCATTGGGACCAAATGCCGATTTATCACAATATTATGATAATCCAAATGCTCTTTCCAAGACTTTTAAATATACCACTATGTCTACCCAAGCGGCATTGTTAGGACGTAACGGATATGGTAAACGTGGTAATAATGCCAATAAAAGTGTTAGTGGAGGATTTAATGGTAGACAATCCAATCTTTATTTAACTGATCAAGGTTCTTCCACTGATTTATTGAACCGTCCAGTGTCTTCTTATAATCCATTTGATTCCATGGGTGATGATTCTATTGTCATTAATGGGTTATCTCCAGATATTATTCACCCAGATGTTGTTCCTCAACCACCAGTTGAATATCAACCATTTGGATACCCATTAGCTCATACAATTAATTTGGTCACTTGTTAttctgaagatgaagaaggtATTCGTATCACTTTAGATTCTATTGCCACCACCGATTACCCTAATTCTCataaattaattcttgttATTTGTGATGGTATTATTAAAGGTTCAGGTAATGATGAAACTACTCCTGATATTGTGTTGGATATGATGTCGGACTTGACTGTGCCAAGAGATGAAGTTGAAGCTTATTCCTATGTTGCTGTTGCCCAAGGTAGTAAACGTCATAATATGGCCAAAGTTTATGCTGggttttataaatataacGATGAAACTGTGCCACCAGAAAAGCAACAACGTATTCCGATGATTACTATTGTCAAATGTGGTACCCCTGAAGAAGCCAGTGCACCAAAACCAGGTAATAGAGGTAAGCGTGATTCACAAATCATTTTAATGTcatttttacaaaaagtTGTTTTCGATGAAAGAATGACTAGTTTAGAATATGAAATGTTACAAAGTATTTGGAGAATCACAGGATTAATGGCAGAATTCTATGAGATTGTATTGATGGTGGATGCTGATACGAAAGTTTTCCCTGATTCTTTAACTCATATGGTTGCTGAAATGGTTAAAGATCCAACTATTATGGGATTATGTGgagaaacaaaaatttcTAACAAGGCGCAAACCTGGGTTACAGCAATTCAAGTTTTTGAGTATTATATTTCACATCATCAAGCCAAGGCGTTTGAATCGATTTTCGGTGGGGTTACTTGTTTACCAGGTTGTTTCTGTATGTATAGAATCAAGGCACCAAAGGGGTCCGATGGATATTGGGTGCCTATTTTGGCAAATCCTGATATCGTGGAAAGATATTCTGATAATGTGGTTGATACTTTACATCGTAAgaatttgttattattgggTGAAGATCGTTATCTTTCCTCATTGATGTTGAGAACTTTCCCTACGAGAAAACAAGTGTTTGTTCCTAAAGCTGCTTGTAAGACTGTTGTCCCCGATAAATTTAAAGTGTTATTATCGCAACGTCGTCGTTGGATCAATTCTACTGTGCacaatttgtttgaattaGTTTTAGTTAAAGATTTGTGTGGTACTTTCTGTTTTTCTATGcaatttgttattttcattgaattgattggtACTTTGGTGTTACCAGCAGCCATTACATTTACTATTTATGTGATTATTGTTGCTATTGTATCTAAACCAACTCCAGTTATGTCTTTGGTTTTATTAGCAGTTATTTTCGGGTTACCTGGTTGTTTAATTGTCATTACTGTGTCATCCTTATCTTatcttgtttattttgTCATTTATCTTTTCGCATTACCAATTTGGAATTTTGTGTTACCAAGTTATGCCTATTGgaaatttgatgatttcagTTGGGGTGAAACAAGAACAGTTGCTGGTGGTGATAAAGGAGATCATAGTGCTGTTGAAGgtaaatttgattcatcaaAGATTGCCATGAAAAGATGGAGAGAATGGGAAAGAGAACGTAGAAGTACTGAAAATAGaaaacagcaacaacagcaacaattgACAAACAATTCTAGTAATAATTTGGCTGTTCCTGGTGCTGCTTGGGATCCATCTAATACTGGAggaaatttgattgatgatttaaGTCAAGGATCTTCTTCAGGGTCCAGTTGA
- the MON2 gene encoding Mon2p (Peripheral membrane protein; role in endocytosis and vacuole integrity; flow model and rat catheter biofilm repressed) produces the protein MSNVQSLIGDLNGLLTDSKRRFPDIRSSCEAAIKVLKSYSLVVPIQEINKEDHKEEILKPFILSCKSGNIKLTNISIPVIHKLILAHLIPESDITQALLCLSEASNLAVDIQLRILQCLPALMQKYPITGTNLLDMLAICSSLTANNKSSMVVNTASATLQQLFTNIYDSIGESSNEKKKEHEVVIDNDETVKLDSLSHEGFLIFQDLCNFIDNESPTYLKDSIHIKLYSVLEIVESIVHGHQVLFQTHKELTYLLRVRLFPSMLKILNSVTKNFPLVNRTIRIMNVLLSTQLENLKIESEIVLSFFCHLVIDGGETEERESNWEKYMVLELLKNLFSDFSVLKLIFQQFDYNKSMKNVLKELFSVFMVYLQKSNTIVDDIVRPVSRLAPGTFSTDGSSSSGSALHGSNGNYLSRTTSNLKPSVLDHLDKLEPPGNIPSTYGIYLIYQILILFSDGVANFVYNLNDESKDPISLEADVELANALIEGCGVDVSLLYENFIYTSMDDDSFNILIKSFQKFTHATGLLGITATRDRLLVILAKAIIKNTSKNDTNEINSQSHSSGSMLQEQKKHLLAFGGSLVESISTSIAGEGSNETNQANTSSTSSTRSTPVAAPHSALTSRYFNSRHVVCLRVLVNTAISLKSTLQDSWNIIWIALQWCGYYLDGPDQFSPYFNNTKVQQTLKESKKPQISAQDVTNVENSIKKLYVSIGDSSVETFRTILITLTRLSDFALDVDNEKYEDELPISSFNKSYFVSRLAQVSEIDEFHNWLIKDEESWDIISSYFIDLGTKRNIHFSLRNYVVEMYMKVIETVAVFGFQHDDLIEETSQKTLNGLNGYLEKLFGMGSSKELLINNRETEIHLLILTTLHTLIDKYDKNYQQTWNEVFKLLNTPFRAVKKDEVEDTINGDDTRSDEGVLLKDKTQLLVEKSFDTLKLILDEFLSTLPFNQFKLLIDTLSNFVYQQYDLNISFSSVSYFWLISDSLKSRMVSFKCETVSKSHDKQTEIHDDENKLLELISGEKIESYNFYIYLNIYLLLSLAKISKHEINRAQVRDGAIQTFYQIIDVHGNVLKNKSWDMIYDIVLLPNFFTIVPESRGKDWLDSLQLIFTGLISLYNKFVLNDDNGNGIVVKWQYLIDYFDKLLKLQWIDLNLKIFKSLQDLMTSYGGSKNINKQVGDLFFKIWSQFPIEYDLINNNYQESLVQYMQCFLPLYKITSKDLSISDMDLIINIFNKCGMYPVLPSNQSDNAKPTNLQNSILQNLKLLSNVDNNINLRPEFEPLVIQQLSNIIIYPYGIRNRIETKLQNNEIVKNKLPTFVAFSHLSLNLLNENLNNFDGVFSSIGNDNAIMKCLKSLLEIIENKSIGINNSGKEQSLSSLWIESDLIFVKIIKKLINHRDNNNLLTNDEFWKLIIQRIEISFIAYDEKNQEINITQYHELIELVLPELLKYENNQHMIEDLVIKLYENSYLYKFNDLEIRLMDQEKYTVDKTIDNLTLYKFDEFFGTTESIEKYPNLRIRLNCLEELINFSLGKDTNTDSQKIVLKQLCEKYLILRASFTFRRILNDIKLVYKCPIPIVQQKELLMILNGLNELSVKNNNNDDLKKLSRLLIQLIPYSSRINNLDKVLPQVLIKISS, from the coding sequence ATGTCTAATGTTCAGCTGTTGATTGGAGACCTCAATGGACTATTAACGGATTCCAAAAGAAGGTTTCCTGATATTAGACTGTCATGTGAGGCTGCAATTAAAGTACTAAAAAGTTATTCACTAGTAGTCCCAATTCAAGAGATTAATAAAGAGGATCACAAAGAGGAAATATTGAAACCGTTTATTTTATCTTGTAAATCAGGAAACATCAAATTGACTAATATTTCAATACCAGTGATTCACAAATTAATATTGGCTCATTTGATTCCTGAACTGGATATTACTCAGGCTTTACTATGTTTACTGGAAGCTTCTAATTTAGCTGTTGACATTCAATTGAGAATCTTACAATGTTTACCGGCATTGATGCAAAAATATCCAATAACGGGAACAAATTTACTTGACATGTTAGCCATATGTTCTAGTTTGACAGCGAATAATAAATCCTCAATGGTGGTAAATACTGCTTCAGCAACATTGCAACAATTGTTTACAAATATATATGATAGTATTGGTGAAAGTTCTaatgaaaagaagaaagagcATGAAGTGGTGAtagataatgatgaaacCGTGAAGTTAGATTCATTGTCGCATGAAGGGTTTTTAATATTTCAGGATTTATGCAactttattgataatgaatcaCCCACTTATTTGAAAGACTCTATACACATAAAATTATATTCAGTGCTTGAAATCGTGGAGAGCATTGTTCATGGGCATCaagttttatttcaaaCTCATAAGGAATTGACTTACTTGTTGCGGGTACGACTTTTCCCATCAATGTTGAAAATCTTAAATTCTGTCACAAAAAACTTCCCATTAGTGAATAGAACAATAAGAATTATGAATGTTCTATTATCAACCCAATTAGAAAACCTCAAGATAGAGAGTGAAATTGTCTTGTCCTTTTTCTGTCATTTGGTAATTGATGGAGGAGAAACGGAGGAAAGAGAATCTAATTGGGAAAAGTACATGGTTCTTGAACTActcaaaaatttgtttagtGATTTTCTGGTacttaaattaatttttcaacaatttgattataataagctgatgaagaatgtattgaaagaattattcAGTGTGTTTATGGtatatttacaaaaaagCAACACCATTGTTGATGACATTGTCAGACCAGTTTCAAGATTGGCTCCAGGTACCTTTTCAACTGATGGATCTAGTTCTAGTGGTTCTGCTTTACATGGCTCCAACGGCAATTACTTATCGCGTACAActtcaaatttgaaaccaCTGGTCCTTGATCATTTGGATAAATTAGAACCACCTGGCAATATTCCATCTACGTATGggatttatttgatttatcaaatattaataCTTTTTTCTGATGGTGTGGctaattttgtttataatttgaACGATGAATCTAAAGATCCAATTAGTTTAGAAGCTGATGTCGAATTAGCAAATGCATTGATCGAAGGTTGTGGTGTTGATGTTAGTTTATTATACGAGAATTTCATTTACACGTCAATGGATGATGATAGTTTTAATATATTGATTAAGTCGTTTCAAAAATTCACCCATGCCACTGGCTTATTAGGAATAACAGCCACCAGGGATCGTTTGTTAGTGATTTTGGCAAAGGCAATCATTAAGAATACCAGTAAAAATGATACCaatgaaataaattcaCAATCGCATTCATCGGGGTCAATGTTGCAAGAACAGAAAAAACATTTGTTAGCATTTGGTGGATCTTTGGTTGAATCCATAAGCACGTCAATTGCTGGAGAAGGGAGTAATGAAACAAATCAAGCGAATACTTCTAGTACTTCCTCTACTAGATCGACACCGGTGGCTGCACCACATAGTGCATTAACTTCAAGGTATTTTAATTCACGTCATGTTGTTTGTCTTCGAGTATTGGTTAACACTGCAATATCTTTAAAATCTACATTACAAGACTCTTGGAATATTATTTGGATTGCCCTTCAATGGTGTGGGTATTATCTCGATGGACCTGATCAGTTTAGTCCatatttcaacaacaccaaGGTACAGCAAACATTAAAGGAATCAAAGAAACCACAAATCAGTGCACAAGATGTGACAAATGTGGAAAACTCcataaagaaattatatGTAAGCATTGGTGATAGTTCAGTTGAAACGTTTAGAACCATACTCATCACCTTAACTAGATTATCCGATTTTGCTTTGGATGTTGATAATGAGAAatatgaagatgaattacCTATATCCAGTTTTAACAAGAgttattttgtttcaagGTTGGCTCAAGTTAGTGAAATCGATGAATTTCATAATTGGTTAATTAAAGATGAGGAATCATGGGACATCATTAGTTCgtatttcattgatttgggaacgaaaagaaatattcaTTTCAGTTTAAGAAAttatgttgttgaaatgtATATGAAGGTTATTGAGACTGTGGCAGTTTTTGGATTTCAACatgatgatttgattgaagaaACTTCTCAAAAAACATTGAATGGGTTGAATGgatatttggaaaaattatttggcATGGGATCGTCgaaagaattattaatcaataatcGTGAAACAGAAATCCATCTTTTGATTCTTACCACATTGCATACATTGATTGACAAGTATGataaaaattatcaacaaacaTGGAATGAAGTATTTAAACTTTTGAATACGCCTTTCCGTGCAGTAAAGAAAGATGAAGTAGAGGATACTATCAATGGTGATGATACCAGATCTGATGAAGGGGTTTTACTCAAGGACAAAACTCAGCTTTTGGttgaaaaatcatttgacactttaaaattaattctCGATGAATTTTTGTCTACTCTCccatttaatcaatttaaattgttaattGATACATTGTCCAACTTTgtttatcaacaatatgaTTTGAATATATCATTTAGTTCAGTTAGTTATTTTTGGTTGATTAGTGATTCATTAAAATCAAGAATGGTATCATTCAAATGTGAGACAGTCCTGAAATCACATGATAAGCAAACTGAAATacatgatgatgaaaacaAACTTCTTGAACTTATTAGTggagaaaaaattgaaagttataatttttacatttatttaaacatttatttattattaagtTTGGCGAAAATATCTAAACATGAAATTAATAGAGCACAAGTAAGAGATGGTGCTATTCAAAcattttatcaaatcataGATGTTCATGGGAATGTGTTGAAGAATAAATCTTGGGATATGATTTATGATATTGTTCTTTtacccaattttttcactATTGTTCCTGAATCAAGAGGTAAAGATTGGTTAGATAGtttacaattgattttcacAGGATTAATTAGTCTTTACaacaaatttgttttgaacGACGATAATGGTAATGGCATTGTTGTGAAATGGcaatatttgattgattattttgataaattattgaaattacaatggattgatttaaacttgaaaatttttaaatcattacAAGATTTAATGACTTCCTATGGAGGGAGTAAGAACATAAATAAGCAAGTGGgtgatttgtttttcaagATTTGGTCACAATTCCCAATTGAGTAcgatttgattaataacaattatCAAGAGTCTTTGGTTCAATACATGCAATGCTTCCTACCTTTATATAAGATAACATCAAAAGATTTGTCAATTTCAGATATGgatttaataatcaatattttcaacaaatgtGGAATGTACCCCGTATTACCAAGTAATCAATCTGATAATGCAAAACCAACCAATTTGCAAAATTCTATTTTGCagaatttgaaactttTGAGTAATGTTGacaacaatattaattTGCGTCCAGAATTTGAACCTTTGGTGATACAACAATTGagtaatattattatttatccCTATGGAATTAGAAAtagaattgaaaccaaaTTACAAAACAATGAGATTGTCAAGAATAAATTACCTACATTTGTTGCATTTAGTCATTTgagtttgaatttattaaatgaaaatttgaacaaCTTTGATGGGGTTTTCTCGAGTATTGGAAACGATAATGCCATAATGAAATGTTTGAAATCATTacttgaaattattgaaaataagtCAATTGGAATAAATAATTCCGGGAAAGAacaatcattatcatcactCTGGATTGAAAGTGATCTTATATTTGttaaaattatcaagaaattgatcaatCATCGtgacaataacaatttattaactaatgatgaattttggaaattaattattcaaagaattgaaattagttttattgcgtatgatgaaaaaaaccaagaaatcaatattacTCAATACCACGAATTGATAGAATTAGTATTACCagaattgttgaaatatGAAAACAATCAGCACATGATTGAAGATTTGGTGATTAAACTTTATGAGAATTCATATTTGTATAAATTTAACGATTTAGAAATTAGATTAATGGATCAAGAGAAATATACTGTTGACAAAACgattgataatttgacattatataaatttgatgaatttttcGGTACGACTGAatctattgaaaaatatccaAATTTACGAATCAGATTAAATTGTCTAGaagaattgataaattttctGCTTGGAAAAGATACCAATACTGATTcacaaaaaattgttttgaaacaattgtGTGAAaagtatttgattttgagaGCTAGTTTTACATTTAGAAGAATTTTGAATGATATCAAATTAGTATATAAATGtccaattccaattgttcaacagaaagaattgttaatgatattgaacGGGTTGAATGAATTGTCAGtgaaaaataacaataatgatgatttgaagaaattatcacgtttgttgattcaattaattccttattcatcaagaattaataatttagaCAAAGTATTGCCTCAAGTGTTGATCAAAATCTCACTGTAA
- a CDS encoding uncharacterized protein (Putative histidine permease; fungal-specific (no human or murine homolog); Hap43p-induced gene), producing the protein MSYPTPKKEQDSILSESYQSFSTASTKNPIKNFIYSFRVNRDLQVTSDEITTPDDLLKGYQVKLIALSSCIGSGLFISSASMISSAGPGGTVIGYFIVAILMFFIVQALGELTSSYPVRGNFLVYNTRFIDESWGFAMNWNYCLQWIVNIPLSLVAASLTIQYWTDKIDPAVWVAIFWVVIVGISIFGVKGYGYGESLFSVIKVVAIAGFCILGVILAAGGGEQGYIGGRNWHPPFVNGFHGICNTLVNSAFSYSGTELAAIAAAETSNPRKSLNKTIKQIFWRILIFYMLVIVIVCFLIRHDDPKLMGNSSWPVSPFVIAISNGGIKVLPSIFNAVILSALLSVANASVFATYKPLVALAEAGHGPKFLAYVDQKGRPIYSIIIALAFGLIGFVGSSSSQAVVFNWLLALSGLSCIFIWFSISLAQIRVNYACKVQGIDSKNVPFKAIGGDYGAYFSMLINVLILMAQFYVGLYPINGKSLNASTFFQAYLAVPIVLVFYVGHKLWTKNWSWYIKAKDIDITTGRNIVDSDFELQAMEFEKEMEPKKSIMHRFVNFWC; encoded by the coding sequence ATGTCATATCCAACCCCCAAAAAGGAGCAAGACTCTATACTAAGTGAATCATACCAAAGTTTTTCAACTGCATCGACCAAAAACccaatcaaaaatttcatttacTCGTTCAGGGTTAACAGAGATTTACAAGTTACTTCTGATGAGATAACTACTCCGGATGACTTATTGAAAGGATATCAAGTTAAACTAATTGCTCTATCGTCATGCATTGGTAGTGGGTTATTCATATCGAGTGCATCCATGATATCGTCTGCAGGTCCTGGTGGTACTGTTATTGgatattttattgttgctaTATTGATGTTTTTCATTGTGCAAGCATTAGGAGAATTGACAAGTTCATATCCTGTTAGAGGTAACTTCCTTGTCTACAATACTCgttttattgatgaatcGTGGGGGTTTGCCatgaattggaattattgTTTACAATGGATTGTCAATATTCCTTTATCTTTGGTTGCTGCTTCATTAACTATTCAATATTGGACTGACAAAATCGACCCTGCAGTATGGGTGGCAATATTTTGGGTTGTTATTGTGGGAATCAGTATATTTGGTGTCAAAGGTTATGGTTACGGAGAAAGTTTGTTTTCAGTAATCAAAGTAGTCGCCATAGCTGGATTTTGTATTCTAGGAGTTATACTAGCAGCTGGAGGCGGGGAACAAGGATACATTGGAGGTCGTAACTGGCACCCTCCATTCGTCAACGGGTTTCATGGTATTTGTAATACTTTGGTTAACCTGGCTTTCAGTTATTCCGGAACTGAATTAGCAGCAATTGCCGCTGCAGAAACATCAAATCCACGTAAATCTTTAAATAAAACCATCAAGCAAATATTTTGGAGAATCTTAATTTTTTACATGCTTGTTATTGTGATAGTATGTTTCTTGATTAGACACGACGATCCCAAATTAATGGGTAACTCAAGTTGGCCTGTGTCACCTTTTGTTATTGCAATTTCCAACGGTGGAATCAAAGTCTTGCCTTCTATTTTCAATGCTGTCATTTTGTCTGCATTATTATCAGTGGCTAATGCTAGTGTTTTTGCTACATACAAGCCATTAGTTGCCTTAGCAGAAGCGGGCCATGGACCAAAGTTTTTGGCTTATGTGGATCAAAAGGGAAGACcaatatattcaattatcATAGCTCTTGCCTTCGGTCTTATTGGATTTGTTGGTTCATCAAGTAGTCAAGCTGTTGTGTTTAATTGGTTATTGGCATTAAGTGGTTTATCATGtatatttatttggttttcaatttcattggCCCAAATAAGAGTGAACTATGCTTGTAAAGTGCAAGGTATCGATTCCAAAAACGTTCCATTCAAAGCTATTGGTGGAGATTATGGAGCTTATTTTTCCATGCTTATaaatgttttaattttaatggCGCAGTTTTATGTTGGGTTATATCCTATTAATGGTAAATCGTTAAATGCATCCACGTTTTTCCAAGCTTATCTTGCTGTTCCTATTGTGTTGGTTTTCTATGTTGGGCACAAGCTTTGGACCAAAAATTGGTCATGGTATATCAAGGCAAAAGATATAGATATCACTACAGGAAgaaatattgttgatagtGATTTTGAATTGCAAGCAATGGAATTTGAAAAGGAGATGGaaccaaagaaatcaattatgCACAGATTTGTCAATTTCTGGTGCTGA